A genomic segment from Sorangium aterium encodes:
- the hisG gene encoding ATP phosphoribosyltransferase, with protein sequence MTRPLTIAVPKGRILKDLIPLVRRAGLDSAPLEASDRRLVRPTADGAIRYVFLKPDDVPTYVEYGAADLGVSGRDTLLERRHDLYTPLDLGIGRCRLVVAGPEQTEVPDLPRVATKYPRIAGDHFASKGVVAEIIPVHGSVELAPLVGLSHLIVDIVETGSTLRENRLEVLETVTEVSTLLVANRASYKLRSDAIRPLVERLRAATAGAGR encoded by the coding sequence ATGACGAGGCCCCTCACCATCGCCGTCCCCAAGGGGCGGATCCTGAAGGACCTCATCCCGCTCGTGCGGCGCGCGGGCCTCGACAGCGCGCCCCTCGAGGCGAGCGATCGCCGCCTGGTCCGGCCGACCGCGGACGGCGCGATCCGGTACGTGTTCCTGAAGCCGGACGACGTCCCGACCTACGTCGAGTACGGCGCCGCCGATCTCGGGGTCTCCGGCCGCGACACGCTCCTCGAGCGCCGCCACGATCTCTACACGCCGCTCGATCTCGGCATCGGCCGCTGCCGCCTCGTCGTGGCCGGGCCCGAGCAGACGGAGGTGCCCGATCTGCCGCGCGTCGCCACGAAGTACCCGCGGATCGCCGGGGATCACTTCGCGAGCAAGGGCGTGGTGGCGGAGATCATCCCCGTCCACGGCTCGGTGGAGCTCGCGCCGCTCGTCGGGCTCTCTCACCTCATCGTCGATATCGTCGAGACGGGCTCGACGCTGCGCGAGAACCGCCTCGAGGTGCTCGAGACGGTCACGGAGGTGAGCACCCTGCTCGTCGCGAACCGCGCGTCCTACAAGCTGCGGAGCGACGCCATCCGCCCGCTGGTCGAGCGCCTGCGGGCCGCGACGGCCGGCGCGGGGCGGTGA
- a CDS encoding serine/threonine-protein kinase yields the protein MSTAEKLSDGASASGESDPLLGKVLNQKFKIHSLLATGGMGVIYRGEQIALERQVAIKVLTPTNSSNQIDPNFHKRFFLEASILARLQHPNIVTVFDYGRVENMEPERYFMAMEFLEGETLFRRLRKAGRLPAPDSMGIARQIARGLREAHKHGVVHRDLKPSNVMLVPGEDTGELVKILDFGLVKVLADDSEELTQQGSFLGSPRFMSPEQISHGKVDLRTDVYSLGVILYQMLCGKVPFEAQNSVQILIAHLQQPVPRMKERNPEADVPEPLEAFVLRCLSKDPDGRPANMEALIRGLGECAQAMGLSPAFGSTGLVTMDSTGTGRMPTPMPPVRVMTAIPASSSSPSSTSGGTTSQVDDASLGAASRPADAAPQGRKGIVLVAVGVLAVAGIGVAMSQMRSSEPPPAPAAAQPAKPQVAPPPADVGSFVLMVESMPSGAEVLEDGKPLGNTPLQLSLSNSSVRANPRRLTVRHEGYEPYSIVQGPSDQSVRLVATLTKQAAAAPTSTPAAPTPPPASPAPRPYAGRPAARPTPAPDAPPPPPSPRPLDIQIER from the coding sequence ATGAGCACGGCGGAGAAGCTTTCGGACGGTGCCTCGGCCAGCGGTGAGTCCGATCCGCTGCTGGGAAAGGTCTTGAATCAGAAGTTCAAGATCCACTCCCTCCTCGCGACGGGCGGCATGGGCGTCATCTATCGCGGCGAGCAGATCGCGCTCGAGCGCCAGGTCGCGATCAAGGTCCTGACGCCCACGAACTCATCGAATCAAATCGACCCCAACTTTCATAAGCGCTTCTTCCTCGAGGCGAGCATCCTCGCCAGGCTCCAGCACCCGAACATCGTCACGGTCTTCGACTACGGCCGAGTCGAGAACATGGAGCCCGAGCGGTACTTCATGGCCATGGAGTTCCTCGAGGGCGAGACGCTCTTCCGGCGGCTGCGCAAGGCGGGCCGCCTCCCGGCGCCCGACTCGATGGGCATCGCCCGGCAGATCGCGCGCGGGCTGCGCGAGGCGCACAAGCACGGCGTGGTGCACCGCGATCTGAAGCCGTCGAACGTCATGCTCGTCCCCGGCGAGGACACCGGAGAGCTCGTCAAGATCCTCGATTTCGGCCTCGTGAAGGTGCTCGCCGACGACTCGGAGGAGCTCACGCAGCAGGGCTCGTTCCTCGGCTCACCGCGCTTCATGTCGCCGGAGCAGATCTCGCACGGCAAGGTCGATCTGCGGACGGACGTGTACTCGCTGGGCGTGATCCTCTATCAGATGCTCTGCGGGAAGGTCCCGTTCGAGGCGCAGAACTCGGTCCAGATCCTGATCGCTCACCTGCAGCAGCCCGTGCCGCGGATGAAAGAGCGCAACCCCGAGGCCGACGTGCCCGAGCCGCTCGAGGCGTTCGTGCTGCGCTGCCTGTCGAAGGATCCGGACGGCCGACCGGCCAACATGGAGGCCCTCATCCGCGGGCTCGGCGAGTGCGCGCAGGCGATGGGCCTGTCCCCGGCGTTCGGCTCGACGGGCCTCGTGACCATGGACTCCACCGGCACCGGCAGGATGCCGACGCCGATGCCGCCCGTGCGCGTGATGACGGCGATCCCCGCCAGCTCGTCGTCGCCCTCGTCGACGTCCGGCGGCACGACCTCGCAGGTGGACGACGCCTCGCTCGGCGCCGCCTCGCGCCCGGCCGACGCCGCGCCGCAGGGCCGCAAGGGCATCGTGCTCGTCGCGGTGGGCGTCCTCGCCGTCGCGGGCATCGGGGTCGCGATGTCGCAGATGCGCTCGAGCGAGCCGCCGCCGGCGCCGGCCGCCGCGCAACCGGCGAAGCCGCAGGTCGCGCCGCCGCCCGCCGACGTCGGGTCGTTCGTGCTGATGGTCGAGTCCATGCCGTCCGGCGCCGAGGTGCTGGAAGACGGCAAGCCGCTCGGGAACACGCCGCTCCAGCTGTCGCTCTCGAACAGCTCCGTGCGCGCCAACCCACGCCGGCTGACCGTGCGCCACGAGGGCTACGAGCCGTACTCGATCGTCCAGGGCCCCTCCGATCAGTCCGTGCGCCTGGTCGCCACGCTCACGAAGCAGGCCGCGGCGGCGCCGACGAGCACGCCTGCCGCGCCCACGCCGCCCCCGGCCTCCCCGGCGCCTCGCCCCTACGCTGGCCGGCCGGCCGCGAGGCCCACGCCCGCTCCCGACGCTCCGCCCCCGCCCCCTTCTCCTCGGCCGCTGGATATCCAGATCGAACGATGA
- a CDS encoding NAD(P)H-quinone oxidoreductase, which yields MRAVVIREPGGPEVLEVREVDAPDVPDGHVRVAVRFAGVNRADLLQRLGLYPAPPGAPQDVPGLEYSGVVEATGKGARRFAPGDRVFGLLAGGAYAERVVAHEREVAPVPEGLTDEEAAAVPEAFVTAYDALVTRARLAPGERALVHAVGSGVGTAGLQIARALGCFVVGTSRTQDKLDRCRELGLHAGIAASGARFADEVLKATGGAGVDVVLELVGGAYVGEDLKACASKARIALVGLTAGASTELDLRELLRKRVELIGTVLRSRPLEEKIAAAQVLERNISPWLASRAVRPVVDRVFPIGDAAAAHIYVASNASFGKVLLQLGG from the coding sequence ATGCGCGCCGTCGTCATCCGCGAGCCGGGCGGGCCGGAGGTCCTCGAGGTGCGGGAGGTCGATGCGCCCGACGTGCCCGACGGGCACGTGCGCGTCGCCGTCCGCTTCGCCGGGGTGAACCGCGCCGATCTGCTCCAGCGGCTGGGCCTTTACCCGGCGCCGCCAGGCGCGCCGCAGGACGTGCCGGGGCTCGAGTACTCCGGCGTGGTCGAGGCCACGGGGAAGGGCGCGCGCCGCTTCGCGCCGGGCGATCGCGTCTTCGGCCTCCTCGCGGGCGGCGCCTACGCCGAGCGGGTCGTCGCGCACGAGCGCGAGGTCGCGCCGGTGCCGGAAGGGCTCACGGACGAGGAGGCGGCCGCGGTCCCCGAGGCGTTCGTGACCGCCTACGACGCGCTCGTGACGCGCGCCCGGCTCGCGCCCGGCGAGCGCGCGCTCGTTCACGCGGTCGGCAGCGGCGTGGGCACGGCCGGCCTCCAGATCGCCCGCGCGCTCGGGTGCTTCGTCGTCGGGACGTCGCGCACGCAGGACAAGCTGGATCGCTGCCGCGAGCTCGGGCTGCACGCCGGGATCGCGGCGTCGGGCGCGAGGTTCGCGGACGAGGTGCTGAAGGCGACCGGAGGCGCGGGGGTCGACGTGGTCCTCGAGCTCGTCGGAGGCGCGTACGTCGGCGAGGACCTCAAGGCGTGCGCGTCCAAGGCCCGCATCGCGCTCGTCGGGCTGACGGCCGGCGCGTCCACGGAGCTCGACCTGCGCGAGCTCCTCCGGAAGCGCGTCGAGCTCATCGGCACCGTGCTCCGCTCGCGCCCGCTCGAGGAGAAGATCGCGGCGGCGCAGGTGCTCGAGCGGAACATCTCCCCGTGGCTCGCGAGCCGCGCCGTGCGGCCGGTCGTGGACCGGGTCTTTCCGATCGGCGATGCCGCCGCGGCACATATTTACGTCGCCAGCAACGCGTCGTTCGGGAAGGTGCTGCTCCAGCTCGGCGGGTGA
- the murA gene encoding UDP-N-acetylglucosamine 1-carboxyvinyltransferase has protein sequence MDSIRIRGGKPLSGKIRISGAKNAALPILCATLLSDGESLLRNVPALRDIDTTSALLRFLGRNVETAPPLVKVGAGDNVRPEAPYELVKQMRASVMVLGPLLARFGRAKVSLPGGCQIGTRPVDQHLKGLEALGATIRLSRGYIVAECKRLRGAEVVFDLPTVTGTENLMMAAALAKGRTTLVNCAREPEVEELGRVLNKMGARVSGAGTDVIHIEGADELEPFDHAIISDRIEAGTYMVAAAAAGGDVLIENAPLEDLEAVAAKLRQAGVEVGREGDCVRVRREGRPLRAVDVTTAPHPGFPTDMQAQFMVLMCLAQGTSRIVETIFENRFMHVPELSRMGAHIDVDGHTAHVHGGAPLSGATVMATDLRASASLVIAGLVATEGETEVLRVYHLDRGYEFMERKLAQLGADTARVEGRAG, from the coding sequence ATGGACTCCATCCGGATCCGGGGCGGTAAGCCGCTCTCCGGCAAGATCCGCATCAGCGGCGCGAAGAACGCCGCGCTGCCGATCCTCTGCGCGACGCTGCTCTCCGATGGGGAGAGCCTGCTCCGCAACGTGCCCGCGCTGCGCGACATCGACACGACCTCGGCGCTGCTCCGGTTCCTCGGGCGCAACGTCGAGACCGCGCCGCCGCTCGTGAAGGTCGGCGCCGGCGACAACGTGCGGCCCGAGGCCCCCTACGAGCTCGTCAAGCAGATGCGCGCGAGCGTCATGGTCCTCGGCCCGCTGCTCGCGCGCTTCGGCCGCGCCAAGGTGTCGCTCCCCGGCGGCTGCCAGATCGGGACGCGCCCGGTGGATCAGCACCTCAAGGGCCTCGAGGCGCTCGGCGCGACGATCCGGCTGTCCCGCGGCTACATCGTCGCGGAGTGCAAGCGGCTCCGCGGCGCCGAGGTCGTGTTCGATCTGCCGACGGTGACCGGCACCGAGAACCTGATGATGGCCGCGGCGCTAGCGAAGGGGCGGACCACGCTGGTGAACTGCGCGCGCGAGCCCGAGGTCGAGGAGCTCGGCCGGGTGCTCAACAAGATGGGCGCGCGCGTGAGCGGCGCCGGCACGGACGTCATCCACATCGAGGGCGCGGACGAGCTGGAGCCGTTCGACCACGCGATCATCTCCGATCGGATCGAGGCCGGCACGTACATGGTCGCGGCGGCCGCGGCCGGCGGCGACGTGCTGATCGAGAACGCGCCGCTCGAGGACCTCGAGGCGGTCGCGGCGAAGCTCCGCCAGGCGGGCGTCGAGGTGGGCCGCGAGGGCGATTGCGTGCGCGTCCGCCGCGAGGGGCGGCCGCTGCGCGCCGTCGACGTGACGACGGCGCCGCACCCAGGCTTCCCGACCGACATGCAGGCGCAGTTCATGGTCCTGATGTGCCTCGCGCAGGGCACGTCGCGCATCGTCGAGACCATCTTCGAGAACCGCTTCATGCACGTCCCCGAGCTCTCGCGGATGGGGGCGCACATCGACGTGGACGGCCACACGGCGCACGTGCACGGCGGCGCGCCGCTGTCGGGCGCGACCGTGATGGCCACCGATCTGCGCGCGAGCGCGTCGCTCGTCATCGCCGGGCTCGTGGCGACCGAGGGCGAGACCGAGGTGCTGCGCGTCTACCACCTGGATCGCGGCTACGAGTTCATGGAGCGCAAGCTCGCGCAGCTCGGCGCCGACACGGCGCGCGTCGAGGGGCGGGCCGGATGA
- a CDS encoding serine/threonine-protein kinase produces the protein MPHPSDTERCPVHGTALTPSVAPPSSTRVPPTSRGESGWPVDGPLPPDIDPDQPRPTKEAPLVGRLLHDRYRILGVIAKGGMGMVYDAIHIGLRRRVAIKTLRGQYAQSKTAIARFHNEAAVAGRFGHPNIVEVYDLGVLDDGTPYLVMERLEGETITERLARERPMPIPVVLDVAVQVLSALVVTHTEGILHRDLKPDNICLVGGGRGPLTVKVLDFGVAEAFNTGAAAPSILVSMAAAGSHAIAGTPAFMAPEQAQGVRDLDARADLYSVGMLLYVMLTGQLPFKAPTAAALLAEIQRVKPIRPRMLRPEVPHSLDVATMRALALDREERFPSAASMMDALEQVQIEAAIGGNAPAEPEAEPVDPDSEKVEYFYRKSVLPPPMEE, from the coding sequence TTGCCGCACCCGTCGGACACCGAGAGGTGCCCGGTGCACGGCACGGCGCTCACGCCGAGCGTCGCCCCGCCCTCCTCGACGCGGGTACCGCCGACGAGCAGGGGCGAGTCGGGGTGGCCGGTGGACGGGCCGCTGCCGCCCGACATCGATCCCGATCAGCCGCGGCCGACGAAGGAAGCGCCGCTCGTCGGCCGCCTGCTGCACGACCGCTACCGCATCCTCGGCGTCATCGCGAAGGGCGGGATGGGGATGGTCTACGACGCGATCCACATCGGCCTGCGGCGCCGGGTCGCGATCAAGACGCTCCGCGGCCAGTACGCTCAGAGCAAGACGGCCATCGCGCGCTTCCACAACGAGGCCGCCGTCGCCGGCCGCTTCGGCCACCCGAACATCGTCGAGGTCTACGATCTGGGCGTGCTCGACGACGGCACGCCCTACCTCGTGATGGAGCGGCTCGAGGGCGAGACCATCACCGAGCGGCTCGCGCGCGAGCGCCCCATGCCCATTCCCGTCGTGCTGGACGTGGCCGTCCAGGTGCTCAGCGCGCTCGTCGTCACGCACACCGAGGGCATCCTCCACCGCGATCTCAAGCCGGACAACATCTGTCTCGTCGGCGGCGGCCGCGGCCCGCTCACCGTGAAGGTGCTCGATTTCGGCGTCGCCGAGGCGTTCAACACGGGGGCGGCGGCGCCGTCGATCCTCGTCTCGATGGCCGCCGCGGGGAGCCACGCGATCGCCGGCACGCCCGCGTTCATGGCGCCGGAGCAGGCGCAAGGCGTCCGCGATCTCGACGCGCGCGCGGACCTCTACTCGGTGGGCATGCTGCTCTACGTGATGCTCACCGGGCAGCTGCCGTTCAAGGCGCCGACGGCCGCCGCCCTGCTCGCGGAGATCCAGCGGGTGAAGCCGATCCGCCCGCGCATGCTGCGGCCCGAGGTGCCCCACTCGCTCGACGTCGCGACGATGCGCGCGCTCGCGCTCGACCGCGAGGAGCGCTTCCCGAGCGCGGCCTCGATGATGGACGCGCTCGAGCAGGTGCAGATCGAGGCGGCGATCGGCGGCAACGCGCCGGCCGAGCCGGAGGCGGAGCCGGTCGATCCGGACTCGGAGAAGGTGGAATACTTCTACCGGAAGAGCGTGCTCCCGCCGCCGATGGAAGAATGA
- the sucD gene encoding succinate--CoA ligase subunit alpha yields the protein MSILVNKDTRVVFQGITGAYGSQHARACIEYGTKVVAGVTPGRGGQRFEDKVPIFDTVEQAVRNEGAEVSCIFVPPVGAADAITEAVDAGCKLVICITDGVPVLDMIRVRRFLEGKPARLIGPNCPGVITPGECKIGIMPGHIHKKGHIGVLSRSGTLTYEAVGQLSALGIGQSSCVGIGGDPVGGMDFIDVLELFNQDPDTHGVVLIGEIGGTAEQRAAAWIKKNMKKPVAAFIAGRAAPPGKRMGHAGAIIAGGEGTAAEKIAALEAAGAKVAATPAEMGVAMQAALAAAR from the coding sequence ATGAGCATCCTCGTCAACAAGGACACGCGGGTCGTCTTCCAGGGCATCACGGGCGCCTACGGGTCGCAGCACGCCCGCGCCTGCATCGAGTACGGGACGAAGGTCGTCGCCGGCGTGACGCCGGGCCGGGGCGGCCAGCGATTCGAAGACAAGGTGCCGATCTTCGACACGGTCGAGCAGGCCGTGCGCAACGAGGGCGCCGAGGTTTCGTGCATCTTCGTGCCGCCGGTCGGCGCGGCGGACGCGATCACCGAGGCCGTCGATGCGGGCTGCAAGCTCGTCATCTGCATCACGGACGGCGTGCCGGTGCTCGACATGATCCGCGTCCGTCGCTTCCTCGAGGGGAAGCCGGCGCGGCTCATCGGGCCAAACTGTCCCGGCGTGATCACCCCGGGAGAGTGCAAGATCGGGATCATGCCGGGCCATATCCACAAGAAGGGCCACATCGGCGTCCTCTCCCGCTCGGGCACGCTGACCTACGAGGCGGTCGGCCAGCTGAGCGCCCTCGGCATCGGCCAGTCGAGCTGCGTGGGCATCGGCGGCGATCCGGTCGGCGGCATGGACTTCATCGACGTGCTCGAGCTCTTCAACCAGGATCCCGACACCCACGGTGTGGTGCTGATCGGCGAGATCGGCGGGACGGCTGAGCAGCGCGCGGCGGCCTGGATCAAGAAGAACATGAAGAAGCCGGTGGCGGCGTTCATCGCCGGCCGCGCGGCGCCTCCGGGCAAGCGCATGGGCCACGCTGGCGCGATCATCGCGGGCGGCGAGGGCACGGCGGCCGAGAAGATCGCGGCGCTCGAGGCGGCGGGGGCCAAGGTGGCCGCGACGCCGGCCGAGATGGGCGTCGCGATGCAGGCGGCGCTGGCGGCGGCGCGCTGA
- the sucC gene encoding ADP-forming succinate--CoA ligase subunit beta encodes MKIHEYQGKQLFARYGVPVPKGEPAFQASEVAPIADRLIAQTGNPVVVVKAQIHAGGRGKGGGVKVAKGGSAEATALAEKILGMQLVTKQTGPEGQKVRRLYIEQGLDIARELYFAMLVDRERRRVAVIASTEGGMDIEEVAHSTPEKIYKLFIDPVLGLAPYQGRQLALALGLTAKETQRQFLKLVASLYACFTAEDCSLLEINPLVVTGAGDVFALDAKVSFDDNAEFRHAEWNAMRDVDEEDPVELQAKRAGLSYVSLDGDIGCLVNGAGLAMATMDIILHYGGKPANFLDVGGGATQEQVKTAFQIILRSERVRGIFVNIFGGIMRCDVVAAGVIAAAKELGLKVPLVVRLEGTNVEAGRKLLDESGLTIQSASSMGDGAQKIVAATRGGKAGA; translated from the coding sequence ATGAAAATCCACGAGTATCAAGGCAAGCAGCTCTTCGCTCGCTACGGAGTGCCGGTACCGAAAGGGGAGCCCGCTTTCCAGGCGAGCGAGGTGGCGCCGATCGCCGATCGGCTGATCGCCCAGACAGGTAACCCGGTCGTCGTCGTGAAGGCGCAGATCCACGCGGGCGGCCGCGGCAAGGGCGGCGGCGTCAAGGTCGCGAAGGGCGGCAGCGCGGAGGCGACGGCCCTCGCCGAGAAGATCCTCGGCATGCAGCTCGTCACCAAGCAAACGGGCCCCGAGGGGCAGAAGGTCCGGCGGCTCTACATCGAGCAGGGCCTCGACATCGCGCGCGAGCTCTACTTCGCGATGCTCGTCGATCGCGAGCGCCGCCGCGTCGCGGTGATCGCCTCGACCGAGGGCGGCATGGACATCGAGGAGGTGGCCCACAGCACGCCGGAGAAGATCTACAAGCTCTTCATCGATCCGGTGCTCGGCCTCGCCCCGTACCAGGGGCGGCAGCTCGCGCTCGCGCTCGGGCTCACCGCGAAGGAGACGCAGCGCCAGTTCCTGAAGCTCGTGGCCTCGCTCTACGCCTGCTTCACCGCGGAGGACTGCTCTCTGCTCGAGATCAACCCGCTCGTCGTGACCGGCGCCGGCGACGTCTTCGCGCTCGACGCGAAGGTGAGCTTCGACGACAACGCCGAGTTCCGGCACGCCGAGTGGAACGCGATGCGTGACGTCGACGAGGAGGACCCGGTCGAGCTCCAGGCGAAGCGGGCCGGGCTGTCCTACGTGTCGCTCGACGGCGACATCGGCTGCCTCGTGAACGGCGCCGGGCTCGCGATGGCGACGATGGATATCATCCTCCATTACGGCGGAAAGCCGGCGAACTTCCTGGACGTGGGCGGCGGCGCCACGCAGGAGCAGGTGAAGACCGCGTTCCAGATCATCCTCCGGAGCGAGCGGGTCCGCGGCATCTTCGTGAACATCTTCGGCGGCATCATGCGCTGCGACGTCGTCGCGGCCGGTGTCATCGCCGCGGCGAAGGAGCTCGGGCTCAAGGTGCCTCTCGTGGTGCGCCTCGAGGGGACGAACGTCGAGGCCGGCCGCAAGCTGCTCGACGAGAGCGGGCTGACCATCCAGTCGGCGAGCTCCATGGGCGACGGCGCGCAGAAGATCGTCGCCGCCACGCGCGGCGGCAAGGCCGGCGCCTAG
- a CDS encoding DUF2452 domain-containing protein yields MSDDGYTKHGGGRHEGPSRTSPYPLSRLSPPHELVDVAREIQQADALLGAVTGGKLAQIARQIRSLQEEARRVLEAAQRDGELHRAACTFKKRPGHVYHLYRRGDGVPYLSMLSPEEWGGSPPHAFEGSYRLEVDMSWTPSEEAEAHDAEAGALARLTGRGA; encoded by the coding sequence ATGAGCGACGACGGCTACACGAAGCACGGCGGCGGCCGCCATGAGGGGCCCTCCCGCACCTCGCCGTATCCCCTGAGCCGGCTCTCCCCGCCGCACGAGCTCGTCGACGTGGCGCGGGAGATCCAGCAGGCGGACGCGCTGCTCGGCGCGGTCACCGGCGGCAAGCTCGCGCAGATCGCGCGGCAGATCCGGTCGCTCCAGGAGGAGGCGCGGCGGGTCCTCGAGGCGGCGCAGCGCGACGGCGAGCTCCACCGGGCGGCGTGCACCTTCAAGAAGCGGCCCGGCCACGTCTACCACCTCTACCGGCGCGGCGACGGCGTCCCTTACCTCTCGATGCTCTCGCCCGAGGAGTGGGGCGGCTCGCCGCCGCACGCGTTCGAGGGCTCGTACCGCCTCGAGGTCGACATGTCGTGGACGCCGTCCGAGGAGGCCGAGGCGCACGACGCGGAGGCCGGCGCGCTCGCTCGCCTCACCGGCCGCGGCGCGTGA